In Candidatus Defluviilinea proxima, a single genomic region encodes these proteins:
- a CDS encoding PAS domain S-box protein has translation MSFQTILYLTILTVATVISMILALYTLQRRQTAGAKPFSLMMLALFEWSLAYLLQISSPDLAAQAFWNKATYFGIVTTPILWFLFSLEYTERKSWITRARLIGLFIFPVITLFVIWTNDAHYWFWMSDGKLVQEGDVLLRSAENGLWFWALALYSYLFILAGTVMVVRALLHWPSQYRGQMFWILLAVFAPWIFNIIQIFKLLPIVIDLTPFAFTLTGVGMAFALFMHHLLDLAPIAREVIIEGMQDGVIVLDSSSRIVETNKAIYSILNIPESQTLVGKKFADAIIQWPKLVNYAENASKTEAEISLGTGVDQSWVGLSSLPLQDKENNNVGRLIIIRDITSRKKAEEQVRKLSRAIESSPTSIVITGVDGNIQYVNPKFTQVTGYSFDEALGKKPNILKTDQTPVSTYNDLWKTISEGREWSGEFCNRKKNGELYWELASISPIYDDDGVITHYVAVKEDITERKHAQDALSIAYDQALEASRVKSQLLAKVSHELRTPLGGILGYAELLRDGALGEIKEEQKDAAKSILQSTEHLTTMVNELLDEAQIQANTVILKEKTYSPATLLEQATSGFAIMAEKKGLGFSTFIDPSLPRDLYGDEQRLRQILINLIGNAIKFTQKGEVRVRLERHAPEHWTLQVTDTGMGISNESQAYIFEPFRQVHNDITHENRGIGLGLSITKQLVELMGGRIILESKIGQGSSFSVLLPLKLPSQKM, from the coding sequence ATGTCCTTTCAAACAATCTTGTATCTGACAATACTCACAGTTGCAACAGTAATATCGATGATATTGGCTTTGTATACATTGCAACGCCGGCAGACCGCAGGCGCCAAGCCTTTTTCCTTGATGATGTTGGCTCTATTTGAGTGGAGTCTGGCCTATCTTTTACAGATCAGTTCGCCTGACCTCGCGGCACAGGCGTTCTGGAATAAAGCAACGTATTTCGGTATTGTAACAACTCCCATTTTATGGTTCTTATTCTCTCTGGAATATACTGAACGCAAAAGCTGGATCACTCGCGCCCGCCTGATCGGACTTTTCATTTTCCCCGTTATTACCCTTTTTGTTATTTGGACCAATGATGCCCATTATTGGTTCTGGATGTCTGACGGAAAGCTTGTTCAAGAGGGCGATGTATTGCTTAGAAGCGCTGAAAATGGATTATGGTTCTGGGCACTCGCTTTATATTCCTACCTATTTATCCTAGCGGGGACGGTCATGGTTGTTCGCGCCTTGTTACACTGGCCATCACAGTATCGTGGTCAGATGTTTTGGATATTACTCGCCGTTTTCGCCCCTTGGATATTCAATATTATCCAAATCTTCAAACTGCTTCCCATCGTAATTGACTTAACTCCTTTTGCGTTCACGCTGACCGGGGTCGGCATGGCTTTTGCCTTGTTTATGCACCACCTTCTGGACCTGGCGCCTATTGCCCGTGAAGTTATTATTGAAGGGATGCAGGATGGCGTCATCGTGCTTGATTCAAGCAGCCGTATTGTTGAGACGAACAAAGCCATATATAGCATCCTGAATATCCCAGAGAGCCAAACTCTGGTCGGTAAAAAATTTGCAGATGCGATCATCCAATGGCCCAAACTGGTCAACTACGCCGAAAACGCATCAAAAACAGAAGCTGAGATCTCGCTTGGCACAGGCGTGGACCAAAGCTGGGTTGGACTTTCCAGCCTGCCATTGCAAGATAAAGAGAATAATAATGTTGGGCGCCTGATCATAATCCGCGATATCACTTCCCGCAAAAAGGCCGAGGAACAGGTACGGAAACTTTCTCGTGCTATTGAGTCTAGCCCAACATCCATTGTAATTACGGGGGTGGATGGAAATATCCAGTATGTGAATCCAAAATTTACGCAGGTGACAGGCTACAGCTTCGATGAAGCGCTTGGTAAAAAACCAAATATTCTAAAAACAGACCAAACCCCCGTCAGCACCTACAACGATCTATGGAAAACGATTTCTGAAGGTCGCGAATGGAGCGGCGAATTCTGCAATCGCAAAAAAAATGGCGAGCTTTATTGGGAGCTGGCATCCATCTCCCCAATTTATGATGATGACGGGGTCATCACACATTATGTTGCAGTTAAAGAAGACATCACAGAACGGAAACATGCTCAGGATGCCTTATCTATTGCTTACGATCAAGCGCTGGAAGCCAGTCGCGTGAAAAGCCAGCTCCTCGCCAAGGTTAGCCACGAATTACGAACTCCGCTGGGAGGCATTCTCGGATATGCCGAACTTCTCCGAGACGGCGCACTGGGGGAAATCAAAGAAGAGCAAAAAGATGCAGCCAAAAGCATATTGCAAAGTACTGAGCACTTAACCACAATGGTCAACGAATTACTCGATGAAGCCCAGATTCAAGCCAACACCGTCATCTTGAAGGAAAAGACCTATTCACCAGCCACGCTTCTGGAACAGGCGACTTCAGGTTTTGCAATCATGGCTGAAAAAAAGGGACTGGGATTTTCCACATTCATTGACCCAAGCCTGCCCAGAGATCTATATGGTGATGAACAGCGCTTACGTCAAATTTTGATCAACTTAATTGGAAATGCCATCAAGTTCACTCAAAAAGGCGAAGTGCGGGTCAGGCTGGAACGTCACGCTCCAGAACATTGGACACTCCAGGTAACAGATACTGGTATGGGTATCTCAAATGAATCGCAAGCTTATATTTTTGAGCCGTTCCGCCAAGTCCATAACGACATTACGCATGAGAACCGCGGCATTGGATTGGGGTTATCCATTACCAAACAACTGGTAGAATTAATGGGAGGGCGCATCATACTCGAAAGCAAAATAGGGCAAGGAAGCAGTTTTAGTGTATTACTTCCGCTCAAATTGCCCTCACAAAAAATGTAA
- a CDS encoding response regulator — MEKPLVLIIEDDTAQNQIFKIALKNDFDVETFVDGYSAATRLDDVIPALVLLDLNLPGKPGRELLAKIRKDKRIAHIHVILVTADEHQAEMLDKDADLVLLKPISPGQLKELALRLIQRSSVSSA; from the coding sequence ATGGAAAAACCGCTTGTTCTGATCATAGAAGACGACACTGCCCAGAATCAGATTTTCAAGATAGCGCTTAAAAATGATTTTGATGTGGAAACCTTCGTAGATGGGTATTCGGCCGCCACCAGGCTGGATGATGTAATCCCTGCACTGGTCTTGCTAGACCTCAATCTGCCCGGCAAACCGGGGCGTGAACTCCTTGCCAAAATCCGTAAGGACAAACGCATCGCACATATACACGTCATATTGGTCACGGCAGATGAACATCAAGCAGAAATGCTTGATAAAGATGCAGATCTCGTTCTGCTCAAACCCATCAGCCCAGGGCAATTAAAGGAACTCGCGCTACGACTTATTCAGAGGTCGTCTGTGAGCAGTGCATAG
- a CDS encoding noncanonical pyrimidine nucleotidase, YjjG family: MMKHYPWLWFDADNTLFDYNLAESTALRNTFQLYNLPVDDASMATYREINQKLWHALEKGEIKPDVLRVKRFEQFLHAVGRDASPDSMSNSYIEQLAQRTELIDGTLEVLQGLKETHRFALITNGLTTVQRGRLSLSPLKKFFEVVVISEEIGAAKPHSAFFEVAHERSGFPAKSDILVIGDSLSSDIRGGVDFGVDTCWFNPHGESRPDGLAVTYEIRNLRELL; encoded by the coding sequence ATGATGAAACACTATCCCTGGCTGTGGTTTGACGCCGATAACACCCTCTTCGATTACAACCTCGCCGAGTCCACGGCCTTGCGTAATACCTTCCAACTATACAACCTGCCCGTTGATGACGCCTCAATGGCGACCTATCGCGAGATCAACCAAAAGCTGTGGCACGCGCTCGAAAAAGGCGAGATCAAACCCGATGTATTGCGCGTGAAGCGCTTCGAACAATTTCTCCATGCCGTAGGGCGGGACGCTTCGCCCGACTCCATGAGCAACTCGTACATCGAACAACTTGCCCAACGCACAGAACTGATCGACGGCACGTTGGAGGTCCTTCAGGGACTCAAGGAGACCCATCGCTTCGCACTCATAACGAACGGCCTGACCACTGTACAACGAGGCCGACTCTCCCTGTCACCGCTCAAAAAGTTCTTCGAGGTCGTGGTCATCTCTGAGGAGATCGGCGCGGCCAAACCGCACTCCGCTTTCTTCGAAGTGGCCCACGAACGCTCAGGCTTCCCAGCCAAAAGCGACATCTTGGTGATCGGCGATAGTCTCTCCTCCGATATTCGCGGCGGCGTAGATTTCGGCGTGGACACCTGTTGGTTCAATCCGCACGGCGAGTCACGGCCCGATGGGTTGGCGGTTACCTATGAGATTCGCAACTTGAGGGAGTTGCTATAG
- a CDS encoding C_GCAxxG_C_C family protein — MKNRIETAFSQFDNGFNCAQSVVTSFCDDLGIDKDTALRLSCGFGGGIGRKGEVCGTVTGGIIIIGAKHGKDTQGNKENMDVTYSKTRELMDFVAEKHGSYLCRTLIKDCDLTTEEGQNRFKELDLKNKVCKQCMSDVIEKVEDMLEI, encoded by the coding sequence ATGAAAAATCGAATAGAAACTGCATTCTCGCAATTTGACAATGGATTTAATTGCGCACAATCAGTCGTGACATCATTTTGTGACGACCTCGGTATTGATAAAGACACGGCGCTAAGACTGTCATGCGGTTTTGGGGGCGGAATAGGAAGAAAAGGAGAAGTTTGTGGAACGGTAACGGGAGGGATCATCATCATCGGCGCAAAGCATGGTAAAGATACACAGGGCAACAAAGAAAACATGGATGTGACGTATTCAAAGACCCGGGAACTCATGGATTTTGTCGCTGAAAAACACGGTTCATATCTTTGCAGAACATTAATAAAAGATTGTGACTTAACAACAGAAGAGGGACAAAATAGGTTCAAAGAATTAGACTTAAAGAACAAAGTCTGCAAACAATGCATGTCTGATGTTATAGAAAAAGTTGAAGACATGCTGGAAATATAA
- a CDS encoding ChbG/HpnK family deacetylase, translated as MTTSTKEKQRTQSASREDNVTQLNINVDDVGISHDVADGVLQLWEAGAISSVSVMAFGSDVEHTAKLLIENKIPTGVHLALNHGRGMLPASDVPSLHAPNGDLWNSAEETMARMVISEVRLEFEAQIERLLRLGIAVRHLDSHMGLVFISPELLLLYQELAQKYRLAVALPDDPYFDSARSKLVQNSLTASISINGIYELSGGAEETLANRAAHYRSLLRSMKPGLNYIFSHPAPPTAKIKAEFGDHKIRNHDFELFMSSEWKKMLAEEKITIASFPEH; from the coding sequence ATGACAACATCCACAAAAGAAAAACAACGTACACAATCGGCTTCAAGAGAAGACAACGTCACACAATTGAACATCAACGTTGATGACGTCGGAATATCCCATGATGTTGCAGATGGCGTTTTACAGTTATGGGAAGCAGGGGCGATCTCTTCTGTGAGCGTCATGGCCTTTGGCTCAGATGTCGAACATACAGCCAAATTGCTTATTGAAAACAAGATCCCAACGGGTGTGCATCTTGCGCTCAATCATGGACGTGGTATGTTACCTGCAAGTGATGTGCCAAGTTTGCACGCACCAAATGGGGATTTATGGAACTCTGCCGAGGAAACCATGGCTCGGATGGTGATCTCAGAAGTAAGGTTGGAATTTGAGGCGCAGATCGAAAGGTTGCTGAGACTTGGAATCGCCGTGCGGCATTTAGATTCGCACATGGGACTGGTGTTCATATCCCCTGAACTCCTCTTGCTCTATCAGGAGCTTGCTCAAAAATATCGTCTCGCGGTTGCACTGCCCGATGATCCATATTTTGACTCGGCTCGGAGCAAACTGGTGCAAAATTCCCTGACGGCCAGTATCTCTATCAACGGCATCTATGAGCTTTCCGGAGGCGCTGAAGAGACCCTTGCCAACCGTGCCGCCCACTACCGATCTCTCCTGCGTTCAATGAAGCCGGGATTGAATTACATCTTTTCCCACCCTGCCCCACCGACAGCAAAGATCAAAGCGGAATTCGGGGATCATAAGATCCGGAATCATGACTTTGAACTCTTTATGTCTTCGGAGTGGAAAAAGATGCTGGCAGAGGAAAAGATCACGATCGCCAGTTTTCCAGAGCATTGA
- a CDS encoding aspartate/glutamate racemase family protein, with translation MKTIGLIGGMSWESSVEYYRIINELVKAKRGGLHSAKSIMYSVDFAEVEILQRQGRWAEASQMLVGAAKNLENGGADFIVLCTNTMHKVAEDIQANVKIPFLHIADATAQRVKDSGIQKIGLLGTRFTMEEEFYKGRLSQKYGLNVSIPNAEEREIVHRVIYDELVIGKIMQDSKEQYMNIIEQMVKQGAEGIILGCTEIGLLIHQEDSQVPLFDTTRIHAEAAVEYALE, from the coding sequence ATGAAAACGATCGGCCTAATTGGTGGAATGAGTTGGGAATCTTCTGTGGAGTATTACCGCATCATCAATGAACTAGTCAAAGCAAAACGCGGCGGATTGCATTCTGCAAAAAGCATCATGTATTCCGTTGACTTTGCAGAGGTGGAAATCCTGCAACGTCAAGGAAGATGGGCGGAAGCCTCTCAAATGTTGGTCGGTGCGGCAAAAAACCTGGAGAACGGCGGGGCAGACTTCATTGTTCTTTGCACGAACACAATGCACAAAGTAGCAGAGGATATACAAGCCAATGTCAAAATCCCATTTCTGCACATTGCGGATGCAACAGCACAGCGGGTGAAAGATTCAGGTATCCAAAAGATAGGATTATTAGGCACGCGCTTCACAATGGAAGAGGAGTTCTACAAAGGCAGGCTTTCTCAGAAGTACGGCTTGAATGTAAGCATTCCAAATGCGGAAGAACGAGAGATCGTCCATCGAGTTATTTATGATGAACTGGTGATCGGGAAAATAATGCAAGACTCGAAAGAACAGTATATGAATATTATCGAACAAATGGTGAAACAAGGTGCGGAAGGGATTATTTTGGGCTGTACCGAGATCGGATTGCTCATCCATCAAGAAGACAGTCAAGTCCCGCTATTTGACACAACAAGGATTCATGCGGAAGCAGCGGTTGAATACGCACTAGAATAG
- a CDS encoding effector binding domain-containing protein — protein MSDYQIVLKEAPATKVISLRRVLVKPPDQRLLWAELLEYCEKNNVQIAGTALAIYHTVGTPKGGWDIEVCIPVDVDHTPSGDVKLSILPAVEKMACTIHTGPFRTVQKAYIAINEWIETNGYHITGPTRELNVRLPNIPSNPEDSDAVNEIQFPIGK, from the coding sequence ATGTCTGATTATCAAATTGTTCTCAAAGAAGCTCCAGCAACAAAGGTTATTTCGTTACGTCGGGTGCTTGTAAAACCGCCAGATCAACGGCTTTTATGGGCAGAGTTACTGGAATATTGTGAGAAAAATAATGTTCAAATTGCCGGGACAGCGTTGGCAATCTACCATACTGTAGGCACACCGAAGGGAGGGTGGGACATTGAGGTGTGTATCCCCGTTGACGTAGATCACACCCCAAGCGGAGATGTGAAATTAAGCATTTTGCCCGCTGTTGAGAAGATGGCTTGCACAATTCATACGGGACCGTTCCGTACTGTTCAGAAAGCGTATATCGCGATAAACGAGTGGATAGAGACAAATGGTTATCACATCACTGGCCCCACTCGCGAGTTAAACGTGCGCTTACCGAACATCCCAAGCAACCCAGAAGACTCCGATGCGGTCAATGAGATCCAGTTCCCAATAGGCAAATAA
- a CDS encoding DUF1801 domain-containing protein yields MQSSAKTIPAYLKEVPVARKVALKQLRDLCRVTLTGFKEAMFYGMPGYARNGVVEVGFASQKNFIALYILRTDVMRSHRYLLNVPGVTLGKGCIRYSKAEKINFEVVEKLLKATVESTGDVC; encoded by the coding sequence ATGCAATCATCTGCCAAAACCATACCTGCGTACCTCAAAGAAGTCCCAGTTGCGCGGAAGGTCGCGTTGAAACAATTGCGTGACCTGTGTCGTGTCACATTGACGGGATTCAAAGAAGCGATGTTCTATGGCATGCCGGGCTATGCGCGCAACGGTGTAGTGGAAGTGGGTTTTGCCAGCCAAAAGAATTTCATCGCCCTGTACATCTTGCGCACGGATGTGATGCGTTCGCATCGTTACCTGCTCAACGTCCCTGGCGTGACCCTCGGCAAGGGTTGCATCCGTTATTCGAAGGCCGAGAAGATCAATTTTGAAGTGGTCGAGAAGCTGTTGAAAGCGACGGTCGAGTCAACGGGGGATGTGTGTTGA